In a single window of the Carassius carassius chromosome 26, fCarCar2.1, whole genome shotgun sequence genome:
- the LOC132106070 gene encoding gastrula zinc finger protein XlCGF57.1-like produces the protein MELIKEESEDINIEETFTVKHEDTEEQREIAFIKEESEDMRIEETFTIKHEDTDEQTQMEFIKEESEDTKIEETFRVKHEDTETQTDLMLLKEEIEELNEMDGKDQYKKHDFTGENFSCSQTKQTLKKRAQKIGTRSHFNCQQCGKHFDKKRALNIHMRIHTGEKPYTCSQCGLSFTQKGTLNRHIRIHTEEKNYSCKQCGSSFWQKGDLKNHMRIHSGEKPYTCQQCGKSFCQKGNLKVHMSVHTGGERYFNCQHCGKSFNKKESLEIHLRIHTGEKPYTCQQCGRSFCQKGNLKVHMSIHTRESNCQQCGKSFNKKESLEVHLRIHTCDKPYTCQHCGKRFIKKGNLEMHNRIHTGEKPFVCLQCGLSFTQKGTLNSHIRIHTGEKPYTCKICGNSFTRKGRLKTHMRLHTV, from the exons ATGGAacttattaaagaggagagtgaagacattAATATCGAAGAAACATTCacagtcaaacatgaagataccgAGGAACAAAGAGAGATtgcgtttattaaagaggagagtgaagacatgagaattgaagaaacattcacaatcaaacatgaagatactgatGAACAAACacagatggagtttattaaagaggaaagTGAAGACACtaagattgaagaaacattcagagtcaaacatgaagatactgagacacaaacag ATCTGATGCTGCTGAAAGAGGAAATTGAAGAACTAAATGAAATGGATGGCAAAGATCAGTATAAGAAACATGATTTCACTGGAGAAAATTTTAGTTGCTCACAAACTAAACAGACTTTAAAAAAGAGAGCTCAAAAGATTGGAACTAGAAGTCATTTCAATTGTCAACAATGTGGAaagcattttgataaaaaaagagcCCTTAACAttcacatgagaattcatacaggagagaaaccttacacctGCTCTCAATGTGGACTAAGCTTTACTCAAAAAGGAACCCTTAACAGGCACATTAGAATTCACACTGAAGAGAAGAATTACTCCTGCAAACAGTGTGGAAGTAGTTTCTGGCAAAAAGGAGACCTTAAAAACCACATGAGAATTCAttctggagagaagccttatacatgccaacagtgtggaaagagtttttgtCAAAAAGGAAATCTCAAAGTCCACATGAGTGTTCACACTGGAGGAGAGAGATATTTCAACTGCCAGCATTGTGGAAAAAGTTTCAATAAAAAAGAAAGCCTTGAAATCCATTTGAGAATTCACACTGGTGAGAAACCTTACACCTGCCAACAATGTGGAAGGAGTTTCTGTCAAAAAGGAAACCTCAAAGTCCACATGAGTATTCACACTAGAGAGAGCAACTGCCAAcaatgtggaaaaagtttcaaTAAAAAAGAAAGCCTTGAAGTCCATTTGAGAATTCACACCTGTGATAAGCCGTACACCTGCCAACACTGTGGAAAACGTTTCATTAAAAAAGGAAACCTTGAAATGCACAATAGAATTCACACTGGGGAGAAACCTTTTGTCTGCCTTCAATGTGGACTAAGTTTCACTCAAAAAGGAACCCTTAACAGCCATATTAGAATTCACacaggagagaagccttacacctgcAAAATATGTGGAAATAGTTTCACTCGAAAAGGACGCCTCAAAACCCACATGAGATTGCACACTGTATAA